From the genome of Verrucomicrobiia bacterium, one region includes:
- a CDS encoding ZIP family metal transporter: MEYLLLLSSIALGALTVFGFRLYEARHIRLLNAFTGAFLLSLTFLHLLPELYHDHPAHENAVSSGVLLIGFLMLLGFFIQVALDVISMGVEHGHSHVVAKRMPVGIVMGLCLHALVEALALGKGHAGVGQGLDPHTRRLLLTSIIVHNYPVSIALLGMLLQSGMPRGKAIGILVLFAAMAPLGMFISSHTTLAAYGKEMMAVVIGIFMHISTTILFESSDLHRFNLAKLGAIIIGSAAGIACVFVH, encoded by the coding sequence ATGGAGTATCTGCTGTTGCTCTCGAGTATCGCGCTGGGGGCGCTCACGGTGTTCGGCTTCCGACTCTACGAAGCGCGACACATTCGTCTCCTGAACGCCTTTACCGGAGCCTTCCTGCTCAGCCTGACGTTTCTGCACCTGTTGCCGGAGCTTTACCACGATCATCCGGCCCACGAGAACGCGGTGTCGTCCGGAGTCTTGTTGATCGGTTTTCTGATGTTATTGGGATTCTTCATCCAGGTGGCGCTGGATGTCATTTCCATGGGGGTTGAGCATGGTCATTCTCATGTCGTGGCCAAGCGCATGCCCGTCGGCATCGTGATGGGGCTTTGTTTACACGCTTTGGTGGAAGCTTTGGCGTTGGGAAAAGGACACGCCGGGGTGGGACAGGGGCTGGACCCGCACACGCGACGGCTTTTGTTGACGAGCATCATCGTCCATAACTATCCCGTCTCCATCGCTCTCTTGGGCATGTTATTGCAATCCGGAATGCCGCGCGGAAAGGCCATCGGAATTCTGGTGTTGTTTGCGGCCATGGCGCCGCTGGGCATGTTCATCAGCAGCCACACGACCCTGGCGGCCTATGGCAAGGAAATGATGGCGGTTGTCATCGGCATTTTCATGCACATCTCCACCACGATTTTGTTTGAATCGAGCGATTTACATCGCTTCAACCTGGCCAAGCTGGGCGCGATCATCATCGGTTCGGCAGCGGGAATTGCCTGTGTGTTTGTGCATTGA
- a CDS encoding MFS transporter yields the protein MRKPSLLIVWLTVFIDLIGFGIVVPLTPIFAERFRASSLTISIILASFSALQFVFAPIWGRLSDRKGRRPIMLISTAGAMFSYVIFAIGLELPNADATLVILILSRSLAGAFGGNITVAQAYIADITPPEKRAQRMGLIGMAFGLGFIFGPAIGGFCLKHGGVAAPGWAAAAICAGNLALAFGLLPESRRADSGHAPQRPHFAQWKHTLMTPGVGLLVMVFFLSTLCFSAFEVTLALLVCDNFKIDIHDDAATAAVATYLFVYCGLISALVQGGMIKGIVRRLGEPKVIALSLVLTAISLMFLPFIHGDGTLSWSVLTQRAGGPWWTLLGALALLAVGTSLTRPPLFGLLSNLTAANEQGANIGVNQSAGSLARIIGQFGAPLILLDVSPYVLFLGSGLMLLVVTGIVLQRLVPAGQKPSAT from the coding sequence ATGAGAAAGCCCTCTTTGCTCATCGTCTGGCTGACGGTTTTCATAGATCTGATCGGGTTCGGCATCGTAGTGCCGCTGACGCCGATTTTTGCGGAACGATTTCGCGCCAGCAGTCTTACCATCAGCATCATCCTCGCGAGCTTTTCGGCCCTGCAATTTGTTTTTGCACCGATCTGGGGGCGTTTATCCGATCGCAAAGGGCGTCGCCCCATCATGCTGATCAGCACGGCGGGCGCCATGTTCTCGTACGTCATTTTCGCGATCGGGTTGGAATTGCCGAACGCTGACGCGACGCTTGTCATTCTGATCCTCTCGCGCTCGCTGGCCGGAGCGTTCGGCGGAAACATCACCGTGGCGCAGGCTTACATTGCCGACATTACACCGCCTGAAAAGCGGGCGCAGCGCATGGGTTTGATCGGAATGGCGTTCGGACTCGGGTTTATTTTTGGGCCGGCCATTGGCGGTTTCTGTTTGAAGCACGGCGGTGTTGCCGCCCCCGGCTGGGCGGCGGCAGCCATTTGCGCCGGCAACCTGGCGCTGGCCTTCGGGTTGTTGCCGGAAAGTCGCCGGGCGGATTCTGGTCACGCGCCGCAGCGCCCACATTTCGCCCAATGGAAACACACGCTGATGACTCCCGGCGTCGGCCTGTTGGTGATGGTATTTTTTCTTTCGACGCTTTGTTTCAGTGCGTTCGAAGTGACGCTGGCATTGTTGGTGTGCGATAATTTCAAAATTGATATTCATGACGACGCGGCAACGGCGGCCGTGGCGACCTACCTTTTCGTGTACTGCGGATTGATCAGCGCTTTGGTTCAGGGCGGTATGATCAAGGGCATCGTCCGGAGGCTCGGCGAGCCTAAAGTAATCGCTTTGAGCTTGGTTCTAACCGCAATCAGTTTGATGTTCCTGCCGTTCATCCATGGAGATGGCACGCTTTCGTGGTCGGTGCTGACGCAGCGGGCGGGCGGTCCCTGGTGGACGCTGCTGGGTGCTTTGGCACTATTGGCCGTGGGCACGAGCCTCACGCGCCCGCCGTTATTCGGTCTGCTTTCCAATCTTACCGCCGCAAACGAACAAGGGGCGAACATTGGCGTCAATCAAAGCGCCGGAAGCCTTGCCCGCATCATCGGACAATTCGGCGCTCCGCTTATCCTGCTGGACGTTTCGCCTTACGTCCTGTTTCTGGGCAGCGGTTTGATGCTTTTGGTGGTGACTGGCATCGTGCTCCAGCGCTTGGTTCCTGCCGGCCAAAAACCTTCCGCCACCTGA
- the dxs gene encoding 1-deoxy-D-xylulose-5-phosphate synthase, with protein MSRYLDMVDGPAHLKKLSPPQLEVIASEIRQELITSLAKAGGHLGPNLGVVELTLALHYVFDSPTDKFVWDVSHQVYVHKILTGRKDRFHTIRQTDGLNGFALRTESEHDCYGAGHAGTALSAALGIASGRDRRGTEENVVCIFGDAALTNGISYEALNNISQTTKKFIGILNDNEWSIAENVGAINNYLNKLIRNPSYNKLARDFQNFLRKLPKGDLAAKLARKAEEGFKGALSEVSLRRNAPIVDAEGRGGYGSAILFEELGLRYLGPIDGHDLPLLIKTLEFAKSCDHPIVIHILTRKGKGFEAALKAPEKFHGLGPFDVKTGETLPASPGAAPNYQDVFGQALVKLCRKNNTLVGITAAMPSGTGLKHLEKAMPERYVDVGIAEEHGVIFAAGLATMGFHPVVAIYSSFLQRAYDCIHHDVCLQDLPVIFCMDRAGLSANDGPTHHGLFDIAYLRCLPNVIAMAPKDEDELQDMLFTATHQNHPTFIRYPRGAGEGVPIKEQPKLLEVGKAEVISTFANSGKRKVALFGLGSMCHVAREAAAELRASDFDVAVVNPRFTKPLDAGTHEFFGRGADLLVTLEDHVLMGGYGAAVLECFSDRSLTTPVIRVGWPDQFIEHASTQNELRAKYGLTAASVVARVKAHFTDAAVAQRKFAEVA; from the coding sequence ATGAGCAGATATCTGGATATGGTGGATGGGCCGGCCCACTTGAAAAAACTCTCGCCGCCACAGTTGGAAGTCATCGCGTCGGAAATCCGTCAGGAACTGATCACCAGTCTGGCCAAAGCCGGCGGCCATTTAGGCCCTAATTTGGGAGTGGTGGAGTTGACGCTGGCACTGCATTACGTCTTCGATTCGCCTACCGACAAATTTGTCTGGGACGTGAGTCATCAAGTTTACGTCCATAAAATTCTCACGGGGCGCAAGGACCGCTTTCATACCATCCGCCAAACCGACGGCTTGAACGGCTTCGCACTGCGTACTGAAAGCGAGCATGATTGCTACGGCGCGGGGCATGCCGGGACGGCGTTGTCCGCGGCGCTGGGTATCGCCTCCGGGCGGGATCGGCGCGGGACGGAAGAGAATGTGGTGTGTATCTTCGGGGATGCCGCCCTGACGAACGGTATTTCCTACGAGGCGCTGAACAACATTTCGCAAACCACAAAGAAGTTCATCGGCATTCTGAACGATAATGAGTGGAGCATTGCGGAAAATGTGGGGGCGATTAACAATTACCTCAACAAGCTGATCCGCAACCCGTCCTACAACAAACTGGCGCGCGACTTTCAGAATTTTCTGCGCAAACTGCCGAAGGGAGATCTGGCGGCGAAACTGGCGCGCAAAGCCGAAGAAGGATTCAAGGGCGCGCTCTCCGAGGTCAGCCTGCGTCGCAATGCGCCAATTGTGGATGCGGAAGGTCGCGGCGGTTACGGCAGCGCCATTTTGTTCGAGGAACTGGGCTTGCGCTATCTTGGTCCGATTGACGGGCACGATCTGCCGCTGCTGATCAAGACGCTGGAATTTGCCAAGTCCTGCGATCACCCCATCGTCATTCACATTCTGACCCGCAAAGGCAAGGGTTTTGAGGCCGCACTCAAAGCGCCGGAAAAATTCCACGGCTTGGGACCGTTTGATGTAAAAACGGGAGAAACCCTGCCAGCCAGCCCCGGCGCCGCCCCCAACTACCAGGACGTGTTCGGCCAGGCGTTGGTCAAGTTATGTCGAAAAAACAACACGTTGGTCGGCATCACGGCAGCCATGCCCAGCGGTACCGGGCTGAAGCATTTGGAAAAAGCCATGCCGGAACGTTACGTGGACGTGGGCATTGCCGAAGAACACGGAGTCATCTTCGCTGCCGGATTGGCAACCATGGGCTTCCATCCGGTGGTGGCAATCTATTCGAGCTTCCTGCAACGCGCGTATGACTGCATCCATCACGATGTGTGCCTGCAGGATCTGCCGGTGATTTTCTGCATGGATCGCGCGGGGTTATCCGCGAATGACGGCCCGACCCATCATGGCTTGTTCGATATCGCGTATCTCCGCTGCCTGCCAAACGTCATTGCGATGGCGCCAAAAGACGAGGACGAACTGCAGGACATGCTGTTTACGGCGACCCATCAAAATCATCCCACTTTCATCCGTTACCCTCGCGGAGCTGGCGAGGGCGTGCCGATCAAGGAGCAGCCGAAGTTGCTGGAAGTTGGCAAGGCGGAGGTAATCAGCACGTTCGCCAATTCCGGCAAACGCAAGGTGGCTCTCTTCGGTCTGGGTAGCATGTGTCATGTGGCGCGGGAAGCGGCGGCGGAACTGCGCGCGAGCGATTTCGACGTGGCGGTCGTCAACCCCCGCTTCACCAAACCGCTTGACGCGGGAACGCATGAATTTTTTGGACGGGGAGCGGACCTGCTCGTCACGCTTGAAGACCATGTGCTGATGGGTGGTTACGGTGCGGCGGTGTTGGAATGTTTCAGCGATCGCAGCCTGACGACGCCGGTGATTCGGGTCGGTTGGCCGGACCAATTCATCGAACACGCTTCGACACAGAATGAACTGCGCGCCAAATACGGCCTCACCGCCGCCAGCGTGGTTGCGCGAGTGAAGGCGCATTTCACCGATGCGGCGGTGGCACAGCGCAAATTTGCTGAAGTTGCCTGA
- the rpmG gene encoding 50S ribosomal protein L33 produces the protein MPREIITIECTEARKEGKSPSRYTTTRNKKLQTEKLELKKYNPALRRHTLHKEIK, from the coding sequence ATGCCGCGTGAAATAATCACCATCGAATGCACCGAGGCTCGGAAGGAGGGGAAATCCCCCTCTCGTTATACGACCACTCGCAATAAAAAACTACAGACGGAGAAGTTGGAATTGAAAAAATACAACCCGGCTCTCCGCCGCCACACGTTGCACAAGGAGATCAAGTAA
- the rpsR gene encoding 30S ribosomal protein S18: MPRKTNTDKSDKHGRRNSTERRTPRPKPKIDFTVDALDFKNTNLLRQFVTDQGRILPRKYTGLPAHYQRRLSRAIKRARQMLLVK, encoded by the coding sequence ATGCCACGCAAGACCAATACCGATAAATCGGACAAACACGGACGTCGTAACAGCACCGAAAGACGCACGCCCCGGCCGAAGCCGAAAATTGATTTCACGGTGGACGCTCTGGATTTCAAGAACACCAATCTGCTGCGTCAATTCGTGACGGACCAGGGGCGCATTCTGCCGCGTAAATACACCGGCCTGCCCGCGCACTACCAACGCCGGTTGAGCCGCGCCATCAAACGCGCCCGGCAGATGTTGTTGGTTAAATAA
- a CDS encoding transcriptional repressor: MKAVVATTAGATAEHRLSLRLRREARKITAPRRAILRVLQRASGSLTHKEIFQALPADHCDLATVYRSVKVLEQIGLVKRFHFENGTTRFAWLNDRPDAHLHHLVCTECNRIVELEECIVADLEKRLIAQSHFKAVTHRLEFFGVCPTCQK, from the coding sequence ATGAAGGCTGTTGTCGCGACCACGGCGGGCGCCACCGCCGAGCACCGGCTCTCGCTGCGGCTACGCCGGGAGGCGCGTAAAATCACTGCGCCCCGCCGGGCGATCTTACGAGTGTTGCAGCGCGCTTCGGGTTCCCTGACGCATAAGGAAATTTTTCAGGCGCTCCCTGCGGATCACTGTGACTTGGCGACGGTTTATCGCTCGGTCAAAGTCCTGGAACAGATCGGATTGGTGAAACGGTTTCACTTTGAAAACGGCACCACTCGCTTCGCCTGGTTGAACGACCGCCCGGACGCCCACCTGCATCATTTGGTTTGCACCGAGTGTAATCGCATCGTTGAACTTGAGGAGTGTATCGTCGCGGATTTAGAAAAGCGGCTGATTGCACAGAGCCATTTCAAAGCAGTCACCCATCGGTTGGAGTTCTTTGGCGTTTGCCCGACCTGCCAAAAATAG